One Microbacterium sp. zg-B96 genomic region harbors:
- the rdgB gene encoding RdgB/HAM1 family non-canonical purine NTP pyrophosphatase, which produces MSEETSRPQRVVLATHNPHKVEEFQSIVRATRPDIEVIGYDGPEPIEDGVTFAENALIKARAAAAHTGLPALADDSGLCVDVLGGAPGVFSAYWAGHAKDATANLELLLDQLSDIADPHRTAQFMSTIALVIPGGPSHVVEGVWPGRLATEASGAGGFGYDPIFIPDDQPEGAERTVGDWEPGEKNAASHRARAFAALTPLLADL; this is translated from the coding sequence GTGAGTGAGGAAACCTCGCGGCCGCAGCGCGTGGTTCTGGCGACCCACAACCCGCACAAGGTCGAGGAATTCCAATCGATCGTGCGGGCCACCCGCCCCGACATCGAGGTCATCGGCTACGACGGCCCCGAACCGATCGAGGACGGCGTCACGTTCGCCGAGAACGCGCTGATCAAGGCGCGTGCCGCCGCCGCGCACACCGGGCTGCCGGCCCTGGCCGACGACTCCGGGCTCTGCGTGGACGTGCTCGGCGGTGCTCCGGGGGTGTTCTCCGCGTATTGGGCGGGGCACGCGAAGGATGCCACCGCAAACCTCGAGTTGCTGCTGGACCAGCTGAGCGACATCGCCGACCCGCACCGCACCGCGCAGTTCATGTCGACGATCGCGCTGGTGATCCCCGGCGGACCCTCGCACGTCGTCGAGGGCGTGTGGCCCGGGCGACTGGCGACCGAGGCCTCCGGGGCGGGCGGGTTCGGCTACGACCCGATCTTCATCCCCGACGACCAGCCCGAGGGTGCCGAGCGCACCGTCGGCGACTGGGAACCGGGGGAGAAGAACGCCGCCTCCCACCGCGCCCGCGCGTTCGCCGCGCTCACGCCGCTGCTGGCCGACCTCTGA
- a CDS encoding phosphocholine cytidylyltransferase family protein: MTLQTVILAAGMGSRLGRSLPKPLTELGDGRSIMQQQHDNIRAAFGKAARITTVVGYRAETIVEAFPDADYVYNDRYDQTNTSKSLLRALAATGKSGVLWMNGDVVFDPRVLGRAIALIEAERSFVTVNTAKVSDEEVKYTVDAAGYINELSKTVSGGIGEAVGINYISAADKRAFMRQLSRVDDQDYFERGLELAIIEDGVRLQPLDISDLYAVEVDFAEDLERANLYV, from the coding sequence GTGACTCTTCAAACCGTCATCCTCGCCGCAGGCATGGGCTCACGCCTCGGCCGCAGCCTTCCCAAACCGCTGACCGAACTCGGCGATGGCCGCAGCATCATGCAGCAGCAGCACGACAACATCCGCGCCGCCTTCGGCAAGGCCGCCCGCATCACCACCGTCGTCGGCTACCGCGCCGAGACCATCGTCGAAGCGTTCCCCGACGCCGACTACGTCTACAACGACCGCTACGACCAGACCAACACCTCCAAGTCGTTGCTGCGTGCCCTGGCCGCCACCGGCAAGAGCGGTGTGCTGTGGATGAACGGCGACGTCGTGTTCGACCCGCGCGTACTCGGTCGGGCGATCGCCCTCATCGAGGCGGAGCGCTCGTTCGTGACCGTCAACACCGCCAAGGTGAGCGACGAAGAGGTCAAGTACACGGTGGACGCCGCCGGGTACATCAACGAACTGTCCAAGACCGTCTCCGGCGGCATCGGCGAAGCCGTGGGCATCAACTACATCTCCGCCGCGGACAAGCGTGCGTTCATGCGCCAGCTGTCCCGCGTCGACGACCAGGACTACTTCGAGCGCGGCCTGGAGCTGGCGATCATCGAAGACGGTGTGCGCCTGCAGCCGCTGGACATTTCGGACCTGTACGCGGTCGAGGTGGACTTCGCCGAAGACCTCGAGCGGGCGAACCTCTACGTCTGA
- the murI gene encoding glutamate racemase: MNDAPIGIFDSGVGGLTVARAVSAQLPRESILYLGDTAHSPYGPKPIADVRRYSLEVLDTLVDEGVKMLVIACNTASAAMLRDARERYDVPVVEVIGPAVRTAMSTTRNGRIGVIGTEGTIGSRAYQDMLEVNEKLTVSAQACPRFVEFVEAGVTDSPEVLAVAEDYLAPLRHAGVDTLVLGCTHYPFLEGAISYVMGPDVSLVSSDTETAKDVYRQLVSRDLLAGPDARAHHDYQATGSSADDFLRLAHRLMGREVSTVRLVQTGAIDLPR; this comes from the coding sequence GTGAACGACGCCCCCATCGGAATCTTCGACTCCGGCGTCGGCGGACTCACCGTGGCCCGCGCCGTCTCGGCGCAGCTGCCGCGGGAGTCGATCCTGTACCTGGGAGACACGGCCCACTCGCCTTATGGCCCCAAGCCCATCGCCGACGTCCGCCGCTACTCGCTCGAAGTGCTCGACACCCTCGTCGACGAAGGCGTGAAGATGCTCGTGATCGCGTGCAACACCGCCTCCGCGGCGATGCTGCGCGACGCCCGCGAACGCTACGACGTGCCGGTGGTCGAGGTGATCGGCCCCGCCGTGCGCACCGCGATGTCGACGACCCGGAACGGCCGCATCGGCGTGATCGGCACGGAGGGAACCATCGGGTCCCGCGCGTACCAGGACATGCTCGAGGTCAACGAGAAGCTCACCGTGTCGGCCCAGGCCTGCCCGCGGTTCGTGGAGTTCGTCGAGGCGGGCGTCACCGATTCGCCCGAGGTGCTCGCCGTCGCCGAGGACTACCTCGCGCCGCTGCGTCACGCGGGCGTCGACACCCTCGTGCTCGGCTGCACCCACTACCCGTTCCTCGAGGGCGCGATCAGCTACGTCATGGGTCCGGACGTCTCGCTGGTCTCCAGCGACACCGAGACGGCCAAGGACGTGTACCGGCAGCTGGTTTCCCGCGATCTGCTGGCTGGTCCGGATGCCAGAGCGCACCATGACTACCAGGCCACCGGATCCTCGGCCGACGATTTCTTGCGCCTCGCGCACCGGCTGATGGGGCGCGAGGTCAGCACCGTGCGCCTCGTGCAGACCGGCGCCATCGACTTGCCCCGCTGA
- a CDS encoding ATP-dependent DNA ligase has translation MAGEGQLVRIDGRRLRLTNLDKVLYPATGTTKGEVIDYVTRIAPFMIPHISGRPVTRKRWPEGVDKPSFFAKDLERGAPDWIKRMPIGHSTGDKDYPLVGDRPTLVYLAQVASLELHVPQWRFAPDGGRSPADRIVLDLDPGPGTGLAECAEVARLLRDILTGMGLDPYPVTSGSKGIHLYAALPGTQTSEQVTGVARELARAIEADHPDLVVSQMAKVQRTGKVFIDWSQNNGSKTTIAPYSLRGRDEPTVAAPRTWDELDDPELRHLLFTEVLARAESDGDPLASLGFHAGGRASADGPLASYIAKRTAGVTPEPVPSNALGGRAASGLPRFVIQEHHASRLHWDLRLERDGVLASWAVPKGVPETASRNHLAVMTEDHPMEYATFSGEIPHGEYGAGTMTIWDDGVYELEKWRDDEIIFTLHGQPGGPLGDVRLALIRTDGSGEKSTWLLHRMKAAATPSAKAPLGDAPVSNAPRGGSPVGDLRPMLATSATPVRAHEAANRWGDHAWAELKWDGIRALGSWDGKALQLRGRNGTDITARYPELTAEAAAVFGDTPITVDGEIVALDDSGRPSFTLLQNRMHLTGARDIARESQRTPTAWYLFDVIAYDGIDVGALPLAERRALLEALPVAPPRIDTPPVLDDLDIALATARRHSLEGVVVKDPQSTYRRGQRSEQWLKVKLTHTQEVVIGAIRPGKGGRSGSIGSLLLGIPGPDGLQYVGRVGSGFSDRTITRLTETLTPLRDTVNPFVGIPRADASDALWVRPEVVAEVEFAEFTPGGTLRHARWRGLRPDKSADEVTRES, from the coding sequence ATGGCAGGCGAGGGACAACTGGTGCGCATCGACGGTCGTCGGCTGCGTCTGACGAACCTCGACAAGGTGCTCTACCCCGCCACCGGCACCACCAAGGGCGAGGTGATCGACTACGTCACCCGCATCGCGCCGTTCATGATCCCCCACATCTCCGGGCGGCCGGTCACTCGCAAGCGCTGGCCCGAGGGCGTGGACAAGCCGTCGTTCTTCGCGAAGGATCTGGAACGGGGTGCGCCTGACTGGATCAAACGGATGCCGATCGGCCACTCGACCGGAGACAAGGACTACCCGCTGGTCGGTGACCGGCCGACGCTGGTCTACCTCGCGCAGGTGGCGAGCCTGGAGCTGCACGTGCCGCAGTGGCGGTTCGCGCCCGACGGCGGGCGCTCCCCCGCCGACCGGATCGTGCTGGATCTCGACCCGGGACCGGGCACCGGGCTGGCGGAGTGCGCCGAGGTCGCGCGGCTGCTGCGCGACATCCTCACCGGGATGGGACTGGACCCCTACCCGGTCACGAGCGGCAGCAAGGGCATCCACCTGTACGCGGCGCTGCCGGGCACGCAGACCAGTGAGCAGGTGACCGGCGTGGCGCGTGAGCTGGCGCGGGCGATCGAGGCCGACCATCCCGATCTCGTGGTGAGCCAGATGGCCAAGGTGCAGCGCACCGGCAAAGTGTTCATCGACTGGAGCCAGAACAACGGCTCGAAGACCACCATCGCGCCGTATTCGCTGCGTGGGCGCGACGAGCCCACGGTGGCCGCACCGCGCACGTGGGACGAACTCGACGACCCCGAGCTGCGGCATCTGCTGTTCACGGAGGTGCTGGCCCGGGCCGAAAGCGACGGCGACCCGTTGGCGTCGCTGGGTTTCCACGCCGGTGGGCGCGCGTCGGCCGACGGCCCGCTCGCGTCGTACATCGCCAAGCGCACCGCCGGGGTCACCCCCGAGCCGGTGCCGAGCAACGCGCTCGGTGGCCGCGCGGCATCCGGACTCCCCCGGTTCGTCATCCAGGAGCACCACGCCTCGCGGCTGCACTGGGATCTGCGCCTGGAGCGGGACGGCGTGCTGGCAAGCTGGGCAGTGCCCAAGGGAGTGCCCGAGACCGCGTCACGCAACCACCTCGCCGTGATGACCGAGGATCACCCGATGGAGTACGCCACGTTCTCGGGCGAGATCCCGCACGGCGAGTACGGCGCCGGCACCATGACGATCTGGGACGACGGCGTCTACGAGCTGGAGAAGTGGCGCGACGACGAGATCATCTTCACCCTGCACGGCCAGCCGGGCGGACCGCTCGGCGACGTGCGGCTCGCGCTGATCCGCACCGACGGGTCGGGCGAGAAGTCGACGTGGCTGCTGCACCGCATGAAGGCCGCTGCCACCCCGTCCGCCAAGGCACCGCTCGGGGATGCACCGGTCAGTAACGCGCCGCGGGGCGGATCGCCGGTCGGCGACCTGCGGCCCATGCTCGCGACCTCGGCGACGCCGGTCCGTGCGCACGAGGCCGCGAACCGCTGGGGCGACCACGCTTGGGCGGAACTGAAGTGGGACGGCATCCGGGCGCTGGGCTCCTGGGACGGCAAGGCCCTGCAATTGCGCGGGCGCAACGGCACGGACATCACGGCGCGCTACCCCGAACTCACCGCCGAGGCGGCCGCGGTCTTCGGCGACACCCCGATCACCGTTGATGGAGAGATCGTCGCCCTCGACGACAGCGGTCGGCCCAGCTTCACGCTGCTGCAGAACCGCATGCACCTCACCGGCGCGCGGGACATCGCGCGCGAATCCCAGCGCACCCCGACCGCCTGGTACCTGTTCGATGTGATCGCCTACGACGGCATCGATGTCGGCGCCCTGCCGCTGGCCGAGCGGCGCGCGCTGCTGGAGGCGCTGCCGGTGGCGCCGCCGCGCATCGACACGCCCCCCGTGCTCGACGACCTCGACATCGCGCTGGCCACCGCCCGCCGGCACAGCCTCGAAGGCGTCGTCGTCAAGGACCCGCAGTCGACCTACCGCCGCGGGCAGCGCTCCGAGCAGTGGCTCAAGGTCAAGCTCACCCACACGCAGGAGGTCGTGATCGGCGCGATCCGCCCCGGCAAGGGCGGCCGCAGCGGGTCGATCGGCTCGCTGCTGCTGGGCATCCCGGGCCCCGATGGCCTGCAGTACGTCGGCCGCGTCGGCTCTGGGTTCAGCGACCGCACGATCACGCGGCTGACCGAGACCCTCACGCCGCTGCGCGACACCGTCAATCCGTTCGTAGGCATCCCTCGCGCCGACGCCTCCGACGCGCTGTGGGTGCGCCCCGAGGTCGTCGCCGAGGTGGAATTCGCCGAGTTCACTCCCGGTGGCACGCTGCGCCACGCGCGGTGGCGCGGGCTGCGGCCGGACAAGTCCGCCGACGAGGTGACGCGCGAGTCCTGA
- a CDS encoding ATP-binding cassette domain-containing protein codes for MTASLPLPHDSDSDDAPEQFIVAQPRPRTATAPRKPRPRKAKQGASDAAQAAVLTPPPLPPVPAELAAVQRALPLKPAESAAEVAARLAQPVAAPEPPVVAEPEPAPEPLVEEWQPETDAESLETDAEVLAELGIAPQTAEDATALIEPETVVDTATDLQTVPRGPRTLDDIAEPDAEAIADAAADAAAVAAVVSGLDDEPLAVSETALPALRLRGVSKIFSGTPAVDGIDLTVPAGSFYGLVGPNGAGKTTTLSMIAGLLRPDRGSIQVNGVDTAADSAAAKRLMGVLPDRLRTFDRLTGRQLLHYYGLLRGLPAAVTDSRAADLARAFDLTDALSRPVSDYSGGMTKKIMLAGAMIHSPRVLVLDEPFEAVDPVSSAVILDILGAYVAHGGTVILSSHGMDLVERVCSRVAVMVAGQVLAEGTVDEVRGELTLEQRFVELTGGLSDVEGLEWLHTFSG; via the coding sequence GTGACAGCGTCGCTGCCTTTGCCCCACGACTCTGATTCGGACGATGCTCCGGAGCAGTTCATTGTGGCGCAGCCGCGGCCTCGCACCGCGACCGCGCCCCGCAAGCCCCGCCCGCGGAAGGCGAAGCAAGGGGCGTCGGATGCCGCTCAAGCGGCGGTTCTGACGCCGCCCCCGCTGCCGCCCGTCCCGGCCGAGCTCGCCGCAGTGCAGCGGGCGCTTCCCCTCAAGCCGGCGGAGTCGGCGGCCGAAGTGGCAGCGCGTCTGGCGCAGCCCGTCGCCGCGCCCGAGCCGCCCGTCGTCGCCGAGCCCGAGCCGGCGCCGGAGCCGCTTGTCGAGGAGTGGCAGCCCGAAACCGACGCCGAAAGCCTCGAAACCGACGCCGAAGTGCTCGCGGAACTGGGAATCGCCCCCCAGACTGCTGAAGATGCCACGGCTCTCATCGAGCCGGAGACCGTGGTCGACACCGCGACCGACCTCCAGACCGTGCCGCGCGGTCCCCGCACCCTCGACGACATCGCCGAGCCCGACGCCGAGGCGATTGCCGACGCGGCAGCGGATGCCGCTGCCGTCGCGGCGGTCGTCTCCGGTCTGGATGACGAGCCGCTCGCGGTGTCCGAGACAGCCCTGCCCGCACTGCGCCTGCGCGGCGTCTCCAAAATCTTCAGCGGAACCCCCGCCGTCGACGGCATAGACCTCACCGTGCCCGCCGGATCGTTCTACGGCCTCGTCGGCCCCAACGGCGCCGGCAAGACCACGACCCTGTCGATGATCGCGGGGCTGTTGCGGCCCGACCGCGGCAGCATCCAGGTCAACGGGGTGGATACCGCAGCCGACTCCGCCGCCGCGAAGCGGCTGATGGGGGTGCTGCCCGATCGGCTGCGCACGTTCGACCGGCTCACCGGGCGTCAGCTGCTGCACTACTACGGCCTGCTGCGCGGGCTCCCCGCCGCCGTCACCGACAGTCGCGCCGCCGACCTCGCGCGCGCATTCGACCTCACCGACGCGCTGTCGCGCCCGGTGTCGGACTACTCCGGCGGCATGACGAAGAAGATCATGCTGGCGGGGGCGATGATCCACTCGCCACGCGTGCTTGTGCTCGATGAGCCGTTCGAGGCCGTCGACCCGGTCTCCAGCGCCGTGATCCTCGACATTCTCGGGGCGTACGTGGCCCACGGCGGCACGGTGATCCTCTCCAGCCACGGCATGGACCTCGTCGAGCGCGTCTGCTCGCGGGTCGCCGTCATGGTCGCAGGACAGGTGCTCGCCGAGGGCACCGTCGACGAGGTGCGAGGAGAACTGACCCTCGAGCAGCGCTTCGTGGAGCTCACGGGTGGGCTGAGCGACGTGGAGGGCCTGGAGTGGCTGCACACGTTCTCCGGCTGA
- a CDS encoding DUF4192 family protein, with product MPNAKPHIQRNASTAELIAAMPSLTGVPVHNSVVVAPFWGKLTSSAMRIDLPHEHTKSAYQRHAGALLAHLSRLDGCDRVAVAVYTDESYDAALRGWEDMLNHLLERIHGAGFHIAEAAIVAADGWGCFLDGATKRALAELEAAASRAPALPDRPALHTLPPVDPELMRTVSRHVVTRVLIDMEHDAFGSLHPAPHPEPIDHLERALAGDPDRVGPATLARIITLMQSEGAVDRTVLQIAFGKDVAAASWELTLATRERARRAGCEPATLLARDYLQGDRTGERFGWMLLGETDERPSAARLRKGALLLGRAIAHCNMPERVWAMCALGWIRWALGLTAAAEEMLDSAESVNPDNTMVPVYRTLVTHCIPAWIFDRAPQPGLNRAARRAAARHRK from the coding sequence ATGCCCAACGCCAAGCCGCACATCCAACGCAATGCCTCCACCGCCGAGCTGATCGCTGCCATGCCGTCGCTCACCGGCGTGCCGGTGCACAACAGCGTCGTGGTCGCCCCGTTCTGGGGAAAGCTCACCTCCAGCGCGATGCGCATCGATCTGCCCCACGAGCACACCAAGAGCGCGTACCAGCGCCATGCCGGAGCGCTGCTCGCGCACCTCAGCAGGCTCGATGGTTGCGACCGGGTCGCCGTCGCCGTCTACACCGACGAGTCCTATGACGCGGCGCTGCGCGGGTGGGAAGACATGCTCAATCACCTGCTCGAGCGAATCCACGGCGCGGGGTTCCACATCGCGGAAGCGGCGATCGTCGCCGCCGACGGCTGGGGCTGCTTTCTCGACGGGGCGACCAAGCGTGCGCTCGCCGAGCTCGAGGCAGCGGCGAGCCGCGCGCCGGCTCTCCCCGATCGCCCTGCATTGCACACCCTCCCGCCGGTCGACCCCGAACTGATGAGGACCGTGTCGCGTCACGTCGTGACGAGGGTGCTGATCGACATGGAGCACGACGCCTTCGGCAGCCTGCATCCGGCGCCACACCCCGAACCCATCGACCATCTCGAGCGAGCGCTCGCGGGCGACCCCGACCGCGTCGGGCCGGCGACGCTGGCCCGCATCATCACGCTCATGCAGTCAGAGGGGGCGGTCGATCGAACGGTGCTGCAGATCGCCTTCGGGAAGGACGTGGCCGCAGCATCGTGGGAGCTGACGCTTGCGACACGCGAGCGTGCTCGCAGGGCCGGGTGCGAGCCGGCAACGCTCCTCGCACGCGACTACCTCCAAGGCGACAGAACCGGCGAGCGTTTCGGCTGGATGCTGCTCGGTGAGACCGATGAGCGACCGTCTGCAGCGCGGCTGCGCAAAGGCGCCCTGCTGCTGGGTCGCGCGATCGCGCATTGCAACATGCCCGAGCGGGTGTGGGCGATGTGCGCACTCGGGTGGATCCGTTGGGCGCTCGGGCTCACGGCGGCTGCGGAGGAGATGCTCGACTCGGCCGAGTCGGTGAACCCGGACAACACCATGGTGCCCGTCTACCGCACCCTGGTCACGCACTGCATTCCGGCGTGGATCTTCGACCGCGCCCCGCAGCCGGGACTCAACCGCGCGGCTCGGCGAGCGGCGGCGCGCCACCGGAAGTGA
- the rph gene encoding ribonuclease PH has protein sequence MTDITRADGRAVDQLRPITIERGWSAHAEGSALISFGGTKVLCTASFTNGVPRWLTGKGKGWVTAEYAMLPRATNSRNDRESIKGRVGGRTHEISRLIGRSLRSVVDTKALGENTIVIDCDVLQADGGTRTAAITGAYVALADAIAWGKQKKFIAQRSDVLIDSVAAVSVGIIDGAPMLDLAYVEDVRAETDMNVVVTGRGLFVEVQGTAEGAPFDKRELDALLELGVNGCADLRDLQAAALAVEAAGE, from the coding sequence ATGACCGACATCACCCGCGCCGACGGCCGCGCCGTCGACCAGCTGCGCCCCATCACGATCGAACGCGGCTGGAGCGCGCACGCGGAGGGGTCGGCGCTGATCTCCTTCGGCGGCACCAAGGTGCTGTGCACCGCGTCGTTCACCAACGGCGTGCCGCGCTGGCTCACCGGCAAGGGCAAGGGCTGGGTCACCGCGGAGTACGCGATGCTGCCCCGCGCCACCAACTCCCGCAACGACCGCGAGTCGATCAAGGGCCGCGTCGGCGGACGCACCCACGAGATCTCGCGGCTGATCGGCCGGTCGCTGCGTTCGGTCGTCGACACCAAGGCCCTCGGTGAGAACACGATCGTGATCGACTGCGACGTGCTGCAGGCCGATGGCGGCACCCGCACGGCGGCGATCACCGGCGCCTACGTCGCTCTGGCCGACGCGATCGCGTGGGGCAAGCAGAAGAAGTTCATCGCGCAGCGCTCGGACGTGCTGATCGACTCGGTCGCCGCCGTGTCGGTGGGCATCATCGACGGTGCGCCGATGCTCGACCTGGCCTACGTCGAGGACGTGCGCGCCGAGACCGACATGAACGTCGTCGTCACCGGCCGTGGTCTGTTCGTCGAGGTGCAGGGCACCGCCGAGGGCGCGCCGTTCGACAAGCGCGAGCTCGATGCCCTGCTGGAACTCGGCGTCAACGGCTGCGCCGACCTGCGCGACCTGCAGGCCGCCGCCCTGGCCGTGGAGGCCGCCGGTGAGTGA
- a CDS encoding cation diffusion facilitator family transporter: MHDHAPGIRGAGNRRLLAVSLTITSVVLVAQVVGAIFSGSLALLADAGHMFTDAAALVIALVASTVAARPADDRSTFGYQRAEVLGALANAVILIALSVWIAIEAVQRLMRPEQPEVAGGLMLVVAIVGLIANAVALWLLSAAQRHSINVRGAYLEVLGDLLGSAAVIVAAVIIVLTGWTQADAVASLLIAAMIVPRAISLLREVASVLGESVPRGMQVAQIRTHILETPGVVDVHDVHVWQLTRGAPVFMAHVVVEDACLADGRAIGILTRLQECLSDHFDVAHSTFQLEPAGHIEHDAHA; the protein is encoded by the coding sequence ATGCACGACCACGCACCCGGCATCCGGGGCGCCGGCAACCGGCGCCTGCTGGCGGTGTCGCTGACGATCACGTCGGTCGTGCTCGTCGCGCAGGTGGTCGGGGCGATCTTCTCGGGGTCGCTGGCGCTGCTGGCCGACGCCGGACACATGTTCACCGATGCGGCGGCGCTGGTGATCGCGCTGGTGGCGAGCACCGTGGCCGCCCGGCCCGCCGATGACCGCTCCACCTTCGGCTACCAGCGCGCCGAAGTGTTGGGGGCGCTGGCGAACGCCGTGATCCTGATCGCGCTGTCGGTGTGGATCGCGATCGAGGCCGTGCAGCGGCTGATGCGCCCTGAGCAGCCCGAGGTCGCCGGCGGTCTCATGCTCGTCGTCGCGATCGTGGGCCTCATCGCCAACGCGGTGGCGCTGTGGCTGCTGAGCGCGGCGCAGCGGCACAGCATCAATGTGCGTGGCGCCTACCTCGAAGTCCTCGGCGACCTGCTCGGCTCGGCGGCGGTCATCGTCGCGGCGGTGATCATCGTGCTGACTGGATGGACGCAGGCGGATGCCGTGGCGTCGCTGCTGATCGCCGCGATGATCGTGCCGCGAGCGATCTCGCTGCTGCGCGAGGTGGCATCCGTGCTGGGCGAGAGCGTGCCGCGCGGCATGCAGGTCGCCCAGATCCGCACCCACATCCTCGAGACGCCGGGGGTCGTCGACGTGCACGACGTGCATGTGTGGCAGCTGACTCGCGGGGCGCCGGTGTTCATGGCGCACGTCGTCGTGGAGGACGCGTGCCTGGCGGATGGGCGGGCCATCGGGATCCTCACGCGGCTGCAGGAGTGCCTGTCGGATCACTTCGACGTCGCGCATTCGACGTTCCAGCTGGAGCCGGCCGGGCACATCGAGCACGACGCGCACGCCTGA
- a CDS encoding DUF3039 domain-containing protein, protein MSTPIDSPDQGGLATLDRELEELIREENLEPGDHERFSHYVKKDKILESAITGKPVRALCGKKWTPGRDPEKFPVCPACKEIYESLNT, encoded by the coding sequence ATGAGCACGCCCATCGACAGCCCCGACCAGGGGGGTCTCGCGACCCTCGACCGCGAGCTCGAGGAGCTCATCCGCGAGGAGAACCTCGAACCCGGCGATCACGAGCGCTTCTCGCACTACGTGAAGAAGGACAAGATCCTCGAATCGGCCATCACCGGCAAGCCGGTGCGGGCCCTGTGTGGCAAGAAGTGGACTCCGGGTCGCGACCCGGAGAAGTTCCCGGTCTGCCCCGCCTGCAAAGAGATCTACGAGTCGCTGAACACCTGA
- a CDS encoding SCO4848 family membrane protein: protein MAILLIALLLANAVFNVVVWPTFFRRVAKDPRAKDAAGKPTKFLIVHAVLIGLALLLAVASAVVAVVALLSRG, encoded by the coding sequence GTGGCAATCCTCCTCATCGCACTGCTCCTGGCCAACGCCGTCTTCAACGTCGTGGTGTGGCCCACGTTCTTCCGCCGAGTGGCGAAGGACCCGCGCGCGAAGGATGCCGCGGGCAAGCCGACGAAGTTCCTGATCGTGCACGCCGTGCTGATCGGCCTGGCCCTGCTGCTCGCGGTGGCCTCCGCGGTGGTCGCTGTGGTCGCCCTGCTCAGTCGCGGCTGA
- a CDS encoding nicotinate phosphoribosyltransferase, translated as MTAAPDATARVASTALFTDRYELTMLDAALHDGSAQRRCVFELFGRRLPGARRFGVVAGTGRLLSLLQDFRFGDEELRFLSDNRVVDAETISFLENYRFTGTITGYREGELYFPGSPVLTVEGTFAEAVVLETLALSVLNHDSAVANAAARMSIAAGDRPLAEMGSRRASEHSAVAAARAAYIAGFGATSNLEAGRTWGIPTMGTAAHAWTLLHDSEEDAFRAQIAALGTGTTLLVDTYDIREGVETAIRVAGTGLGGVRIDSGDLPTVAAEVRAQLDALGATGTKITVTSDLDEFAIAALAASPVDSYGVGTSVVTGSGAPTAGMVYKLVARQDSAGSWVAVAKTSTDKASKGGRKAAFRTLERGVATSELIAVADGFETVPTGADHPEARALHVTLVEAGEADAAYLGHDGVDAARAHHLQVREELPVRALALSRSEPALPTRFIDVA; from the coding sequence ATGACTGCCGCGCCCGACGCCACCGCCCGCGTGGCGAGCACCGCCTTGTTCACCGACCGTTACGAGCTGACGATGCTCGACGCGGCGCTGCACGACGGCTCCGCGCAGCGGCGCTGCGTGTTCGAGCTGTTCGGCCGGCGCCTCCCCGGTGCCCGCCGTTTCGGCGTGGTCGCCGGCACCGGGCGGCTGCTGTCGCTGCTGCAGGACTTCCGCTTCGGCGATGAGGAACTGCGCTTCCTCAGCGACAACAGGGTGGTGGATGCTGAGACGATCTCGTTCCTCGAGAACTACCGCTTCACCGGCACGATCACCGGCTACCGCGAGGGCGAGCTGTACTTCCCCGGCTCCCCCGTGCTCACCGTCGAGGGCACGTTCGCCGAGGCGGTCGTACTGGAGACCCTCGCGCTGAGCGTGCTCAACCACGACTCCGCCGTCGCCAACGCCGCCGCCCGCATGAGCATCGCCGCCGGTGACCGGCCGTTGGCCGAGATGGGGTCGCGCCGCGCGTCCGAGCACTCCGCCGTCGCCGCAGCCCGCGCGGCGTACATCGCCGGCTTCGGCGCCACCAGCAACCTCGAAGCGGGGCGCACCTGGGGTATCCCCACGATGGGCACCGCCGCGCACGCGTGGACACTGCTGCACGACAGCGAGGAAGACGCCTTCCGCGCGCAGATCGCCGCCCTCGGCACCGGCACCACACTGCTGGTGGACACGTACGACATCCGCGAGGGCGTTGAAACCGCGATCCGGGTGGCCGGAACCGGCCTTGGGGGTGTCCGCATCGACTCGGGCGACCTGCCGACGGTGGCCGCCGAGGTACGCGCCCAGTTGGACGCACTCGGCGCGACAGGCACGAAGATCACGGTGACCAGCGACCTGGATGAGTTCGCGATCGCCGCTCTGGCGGCATCCCCGGTCGACTCCTACGGTGTGGGCACTTCGGTCGTCACCGGGTCGGGGGCACCGACGGCGGGGATGGTCTACAAGCTCGTGGCGCGGCAGGACAGCGCCGGATCCTGGGTCGCGGTGGCGAAGACTTCGACCGACAAGGCCTCCAAGGGCGGACGCAAGGCCGCGTTCCGCACGCTCGAGCGCGGTGTCGCCACGAGCGAGCTCATCGCCGTGGCCGACGGGTTCGAGACGGTGCCGACGGGCGCGGACCACCCCGAAGCGCGGGCGCTGCACGTCACGCTCGTCGAGGCGGGCGAGGCGGATGCCGCGTATCTCGGCCACGACGGCGTCGACGCCGCCCGCGCGCATCACCTGCAGGTGAGGGAGGAGCTGCCCGTGCGCGCCCTTGCGCTCAGTCGCTCCGAACCCGCACTGCCCACCCGCTTCATCGACGTGGCCTGA